The Papaver somniferum cultivar HN1 chromosome 3, ASM357369v1, whole genome shotgun sequence genome includes a region encoding these proteins:
- the LOC113356830 gene encoding protein CHROMATIN REMODELING 25-like, whose product MEEVEDDEVSLVSISSDSSDSSDDYIGDVEDDDEKEDGGGQSPVDSPPSDETRKSQNVDALVRGNLVVKRQPLIPKVLSVSDGAAIARKPFKPPCSSGYSDQKEQLVRRLWARKRFVPWGSSRPVVIGISNRTDTPSAEKDTPEPSVTLPEGIEPLVLWQSEESGEECVTSISIMVDPVLVRFLRPHQREGVQFMFDCVSGVCAPGVFGCILADDMGLGKTLQSIALLHTLIRQGFDGEPMAKKAIIVTPTSLVSNWESEIKKWVGDRLQLIALCESTRDDVVSGIDSFIRPRSPYQVLIVSYETFRMHSSKFDKSGSCDLLICDEAHRLKNDQTLTNRALAGLSCNRRILLSGTPMQNDLEEFFAMVNFTNPGILGDAAYFRRYYESPIISGREPTATEEERNLSVERSAELSTKVNQFILRRTNALLSNHLPPKIVEVVCCKLSPLQSELYNHFIHSKNVKRAISEEAKQSKILAYIAALKKLCNHPKLIYDTIKSGSGTSGFEDCIRFFPPAMFSGRSGAWTGGDGVWVELSGKMHVLARLLAQLRSKTDDRIVLVSNYTQTLDLFAQLCRERRYPHLRLDGTTSISKRQKLVNCFNDPSKDEFVFLLSSKAGGCGLNLIGGNRLVLFDPDWNPANDKQAAARVWRDGQKKRVYIYRFLSTGTIEEKVYQRQMSKEGLQKVIQKEKGDNLKSQGNALSTEDLRDLFTFHEKSRSEIHENMNCSRCETCELEDNAPEIARQVEDGAASQDDQGDIGGFQEISGCLDKLKSSEKQLGTPLEEDLGSWGHHFLSATVPDSILQASAGDEVTFVFTNQVDGKLVPIESMRSTPRGAEGNKIHAVTRVIQNQKSTSFLREHAQPSPAISSTVNSNSSCKTTPGLSRPSLKGPTKFTKMSTQSTTPIPTKPRTSFGKQLPLKRLLSHSDDHDDDFM is encoded by the exons ATGGAAGAAGTCGAAGATGATGAAGTTTCTTTGGTGTCTATCTCTAGCGATTCTAGTGATTCTAGTGACGATTACATCGGAGATgtcgaagatgatgatgaaaaagAAGACGGTGGTGGACAATCTCCTGTTGATTCTCCTCCTTCTGATGAAACTCGGAAATCCCAAAACGTTGATGCCCTTGTAAG AGGTAACCTTGTTGTTAAAAGGCAACCATTGATTCCTAAAGTTCTTTCAGTATCAGATGGTGCAGCAATAGCTAGAAAACCATTCAAGCCTCCTTGTTCGAGTGGGTATAGTGATCAGAAAGAACAGCTTGTTCGCCGATTATGGGCTCGTAAAAGATTTGTGCCATGGGGTTCATCAAGACCAGTGGTAATTGGAATAAGCAACCGTACGGATACCCCAAGTGCTGAGAAAGACACTCCGGAGCCAAGTGTGACTCTGCCTGAAGGAATAGAGCCTTTGGTGTTATGGCAATCTGAAGAGTCCGGAGAGGAGTGTGTGACTTCTATCTCGATAATGGTAGATCCAGTGCTTGTTCGTTTCCTCCGTCCTCATCAGCG TGAAGGTGTTCAATTCATGTTTGATTGTGTATCTGGGGTATGTGCTCCTGGTGTTTTTGGATGCATTCTAGCTGATGATATGGG TTTGGGGAAAACTTTACAGTCAATCGCATTACTGCATACTCTTATTCGGCAGGGATTTGATGGAGAGCCCATGGCTAAAAAGGCAATAATTGTCACTCCTACCAGCCTTGTAAGTAATTGGGAATCTGAAATTAAGAAATGGGTCGGAGATAGACTTCAACTTATTGCTCTTTGTGAGAGCACCAGGGATGATGTTGTTTCTGGAATAGACAGTTTCATTAGACCGCGTAGTCCATATCAG GTGCTAATTGTTTCCTATGAGACATTCCGAATGCATTCGTCAAAATTTGACAAAAGTGGATCCTGTGACCTCCTTATTTGCGATGAGGCACACCGACTGAAGAATGACCAGACACTAACAAATCGG GCATTAGCTGGTCTTTCATGCAACCGACGCATATTATTGTCAGGAACTCCGATGCAG AATGATCTGGAAGAGTTCTTTGCGATGGTTAATTTCACCAATCCAGGAATCTTGGGAGATGCTGCATATTTTCGACGATACTATGAG TCACCGATCATTTCTGGAAGAGAACCTACAGCAAcagaagaagagagaaatcttAGCGTGGAGCGATCTGCTGAATTAAGCACAAAAGTAAATCAG TTTATTTTGAGGAGGACCAATGCTTTGCTATCAAATCATCTACCACCAAAG ATAGTTGAAGTTGTCTGTTGCAAATTGAGTCCTCTTCAGTCGGAGTTATATAACCATTTTATACATTCCAAAAAT GTTAAGCGAGCAATATCTGAAGAGGCGAAACAATCAAAAATTTTGGCATATATCGCTGCTTTGAAAAAGCTTTGCAATCATCCTAAG CTTATCTATGATACAATCAAAAGTGGGTCAGGAACGTCGGGATTTGAGGATTGCATTCGCTTTTTTCCTCCTGCAATGTTTTCTGGAAG ATCTGGAGCATGGACTGGTGGTGATGGGGTTTGGGTTGAACTTTCTGGGAAAATGCATGTTTTAGCTCGGTTGCTGGCCCAGTTGCGTAGCAAAACTGATGACCGTATTGTCCTTGTTTCCAACTATACTCAG ACTCTGGACCTCTTTGCACAATTGTGTCGGGAAAGAAGATATCCACACTTGAGGCTTGATGGAACCACCTCTATCAGTAAAAGACAGAAATTGGTAAACTGTTTTAATGACCCATCGAAG GATGAGTTTGTGTTTCTCTTAAGTAGCAAGGCTGGTGGTTGTGGGCTTAATTTGATTGGTGGAAATCGCCTTGTCTTATTTGATCCAGATTGGAATCCTGCAAATGACAAGCAA GCTGCTGCAAGAGTCTGGAGGGATGGGCAAAAAAAGAGAGTTTACATCTATCGGTTTTTGAGTACTGGAACCATTGAAGAAAAG GTCTATCAGCGTCAGATGTCAAAAGAAGGGCTTCAAAAAGTTATTCAGAAAGAGAAAGGGGATAATCTGAAGTCACAG GGAAATGCTCTTTCAACTGAAGACCTACGGGATCTTTTCACCTTTCATGAAAAATCCAG GTCtgaaattcatgaaaatatgaactgCAGTCGTTGCGAAACTTGTGAGTTAGAAGATAATGCTCCTGAAATCGCAAGACAGGTTGAAGATGGAGCAGCAAGTCAGGATGACCAAGGTGATATAGGTGGATTTCAAGAGATATCTGGTTGCTTGGATAAGTTAAAAAGCTCAGAGAAACAG TTGGGCACTCCACTAGAAGAAGACCTCGGAAGTTGGGGGCATCATTTTCTCTCGGCAACGGTACCTGATTCAATTCTTCAAGCTTCTGCAGGTGACGAG GTCACATTTGTTTTCACAAACCAAGTAGACGGAAAGCTTGTACCAATCGAGTCAATGCGTTCAACCCCCAGAGGAGCAGAAGGAAACAAAATCCATGCTGTTACAAGGGTGATCCAAAACCAGAAATCAACGTCATTCTTGCGGGAACATGCACAACCAAGTCCAGCAATCTCATCCACTGTAAATTCTAATTCAAGCTGTAAGACAACACCAGGTTTGTCCAGACCTTCATTAAAGGGACCTACGAAATTCACAAAAATGTCCACACAAAGTACTACACCTATACCAACAAAACCTAGAACTAGTTTTGGGAAACAGTTACCCCTAAAGAGATTATTGTCGCATTCcgatgatcatgatgatgattTTATGTAA
- the LOC113361481 gene encoding uncharacterized protein LOC113361481 yields the protein MACLEMFNPDQHQCTNLSSTPPPMSPRISFSNDFVDTQQQQQQQQQQQRTDSPKVSSNFEFSTSNFNMIQSSADEIFSKGRILPFKQDINKTTTLRDELLNDDEDGDDDSTFSLMSRPPKGPIRWRDFLRLNKRNHILSSKNKSDHHHLSKVSDGGFTMESVIEGNEDEELHVSKIPKEGLKSTADDNIVTNTRENVEIGI from the exons ATGGCATGCTTAGAAATGTTCAATCCAGATCAACACCAATGCACTAACTTATCTTCGACTCCACCACCAATGAGTCCTAGAATTTCATTCTCAAACGATTTTGTAGATacccaacaacaacagcagcagcaacaacaacaacaaagaacAGATTCTCCAAAAGTTTCTTCGAATTTTGAATTCTCTACTTCAAACTTCAATATGATTCAGAGTAGTGCTGATGAAATCTTCAGTAAGGGAAGAATATTACCTTTCAAACAAGATATCAACAAGACTACTACATTAAGAGATGAACTTcttaatgatgatgaagatggtgatgacGACAGTACTTTCTCACTTATGAGTAGACCACCTAAAGGTCCAATCAGATGGAGGGATTTCTTACGTCTGAATAAACGGAACCACATTTTGTCATCAAAGAATAAatctgatcatcatcatcttagTAAGGTTAGTGATGGAGGTTTCACAATGGAGAGTGTGATCGAAGGAAATGAGGATGAAGAATTACATGTTAGCAAGATCCCTAAG GAAGGATTAAAATCTACTGCTGATGATAATATAGTAACAAATACCAGAGAAAATGTGGAGATTGGAATATAA